One segment of Candidatus Margulisiibacteriota bacterium DNA contains the following:
- a CDS encoding leucyl aminopeptidase has protein sequence MRFSSAPVYKKEFSGQGVFVFADSANPRPQVFQGKQEEVYAYDTAAGRTFLVGLGKKADFSADKTRLAAYHLIKAAAKAKLTRVAAELPPVFDLAAFLDGCYLANYRFAGRHKKTKEKTPEQIEKVYLLGQYPSLKTLIRRREIIFAAVDQTKDLVNLPGNIVTPAYLEMVAKKIAAKSKVKLSTFNLAQAKQAGLTAFGAVAQGADTPAKFIVLQYLNGGPKPKIALVGKGVTFDSGGLSLKPAANMGEMKTDMAGAAAVLAAFGVLVDLRVKQNILCIVPATENLPSGRAYKPGDIITSADGLTVEINSTDAEGRLILCDALWYAQKLGAQKIIDYATLTGACQIALGETRAGVMTNSQNFLNDYLAAAEKTGEKHWQLPMDAEYLELLNSKTADTLNNSSERLAGTISAAKFLERFIQKGVDWIHCDIAGTAFLKKQQRYLEPQATGFGVRTLVELLGQEGGR, from the coding sequence ATGCGGTTTAGCAGCGCGCCGGTTTATAAAAAAGAATTTTCCGGTCAGGGAGTTTTTGTTTTTGCGGACAGCGCTAATCCGCGGCCCCAGGTTTTTCAGGGTAAACAGGAAGAGGTCTATGCCTATGACACCGCTGCCGGCCGGACTTTTTTAGTCGGTCTGGGCAAAAAAGCGGATTTTAGCGCGGACAAAACGCGGCTGGCGGCGTATCATCTGATTAAAGCCGCGGCTAAAGCCAAATTGACGCGGGTGGCCGCGGAATTGCCGCCCGTTTTTGATCTGGCGGCTTTTTTAGACGGCTGTTATTTGGCGAACTATCGATTTGCTGGCCGGCACAAAAAAACCAAAGAAAAAACTCCGGAGCAGATCGAAAAAGTTTATCTGCTTGGCCAGTATCCGTCCTTGAAGACCTTAATCCGCCGCCGGGAAATAATTTTTGCGGCGGTAGATCAGACTAAAGATCTGGTCAATCTGCCGGGCAATATCGTCACACCAGCTTATTTAGAAATGGTCGCTAAAAAGATAGCCGCAAAGTCAAAAGTTAAACTTTCTACTTTTAACTTAGCGCAGGCTAAACAGGCCGGGTTGACCGCCTTTGGCGCGGTGGCGCAGGGTGCGGACACGCCGGCTAAATTTATCGTTTTGCAGTATCTCAATGGCGGGCCAAAGCCTAAAATTGCCCTGGTCGGCAAAGGCGTTACTTTTGACAGCGGCGGTCTGTCTTTAAAACCCGCCGCCAATATGGGCGAGATGAAAACCGATATGGCTGGCGCGGCGGCTGTGCTGGCGGCTTTTGGCGTGCTGGTGGATTTGCGGGTTAAGCAGAATATTTTGTGTATTGTGCCCGCTACGGAAAATCTGCCGTCCGGACGCGCCTACAAGCCCGGTGATATTATTACCAGCGCGGATGGGCTGACCGTGGAGATCAACTCCACGGATGCGGAAGGCCGCCTGATCCTCTGCGACGCGCTCTGGTACGCGCAAAAACTGGGCGCCCAAAAGATCATTGATTACGCTACTTTGACCGGCGCCTGCCAGATCGCGCTGGGCGAGACGCGCGCCGGAGTGATGACTAATTCCCAAAATTTCCTCAATGACTATCTGGCCGCCGCGGAAAAGACTGGCGAAAAACACTGGCAGCTGCCTATGGATGCGGAGTATTTAGAACTGCTAAACTCCAAAACCGCGGACACCTTGAATAATTCCTCCGAACGGCTGGCCGGGACGATCAGCGCGGCCAAGTTTCTGGAAAGATTTATTCAAAAAGGCGTGGACTGGATCCACTGCGATATTGCCGGCACCGCTTTCTTAAAAAAACAGCAGCGTTATCTGGAGCCGCAGGCCACGGGCTTTGGCGTGCGCACGCTTGTTGAGCTGCTGGGACAGGAGGGCGGCCGGTGA
- a CDS encoding argininosuccinate lyase — TRGKTGRVIGNLLNILTVLKGLPLAYNRDLQEDKQPLFDTVRTVSDCLRVLTGLWRTLQFRPDKMAADAARGFSTATDLADYLARQNMPFREAHEITGRLVRYALERDRTLPELTLAEYQTFSSRIKQDVYKYISLEGSLQARNVYGGTAPAQVAAALKRAKRRLKNAV, encoded by the coding sequence ACGCGCGGCAAGACCGGACGCGTGATCGGCAATCTGCTGAATATCCTCACCGTGCTGAAAGGTTTGCCGCTGGCCTACAACCGCGATCTGCAGGAAGACAAACAGCCTTTGTTCGACACGGTGCGGACGGTTTCGGACTGCCTGCGGGTTTTGACCGGCCTGTGGCGGACACTCCAGTTTCGGCCAGACAAAATGGCGGCGGACGCGGCCAGAGGTTTTTCGACGGCGACGGATCTGGCGGATTATCTGGCGCGCCAGAATATGCCTTTCCGTGAAGCGCACGAAATCACCGGACGCCTTGTGCGTTATGCTCTGGAGCGGGACAGGACTTTGCCGGAATTAACGCTGGCCGAATATCAGACTTTTTCTAGCCGGATAAAACAGGATGTTTACAAATATATTTCGCTGGAAGGCTCGCTCCAGGCTCGCAATGTTTACGGAGGCACGGCTCCGGCGCAGGTAGCCGCGGCCTTGAAACGCGCTAAACGGAGACTTAAAAATGCGGTTTAG
- a CDS encoding HD domain-containing protein, translated as MNIFLARVWALLRSIFWNKLNDADIAFLRDYLNKQEQILFYSLPAYDQRHSLDVAYTVRDLLGKRTKIDPNKLYKAALLHDVGKAPARLRVRDRVCQALFFTLLPPLADYLANRGSETTGYWRRILFFYKYHPRLGAALVKGISSNEVLNLIECHHDAYWPGEPKELTILREADSLN; from the coding sequence GTGAACATTTTTTTAGCCCGGGTGTGGGCTTTGTTGCGGTCTATATTTTGGAATAAGCTTAATGACGCGGACATCGCTTTTTTGCGGGATTATTTAAACAAACAAGAGCAGATTTTGTTTTATTCTTTGCCGGCGTACGATCAGCGGCATTCGCTTGATGTGGCTTACACGGTGCGGGATTTGCTGGGCAAGCGCACCAAGATCGATCCCAATAAATTATACAAAGCCGCGCTGTTGCACGATGTGGGCAAGGCGCCGGCGCGTTTGCGGGTGCGCGACCGGGTTTGTCAGGCGCTGTTTTTTACGCTGCTGCCGCCGCTGGCCGATTATTTGGCCAATCGGGGCTCCGAGACGACAGGCTATTGGCGGCGGATCTTGTTTTTTTACAAATATCACCCGCGGCTGGGCGCGGCGTTGGTCAAGGGGATTTCCAGCAATGAGGTGCTTAATTTGATCGAGTGCCATCATGACGCTTATTGGCCCGGCGAGCCGAAAGAATTAACGATCCTGCGGGAAGCGGATAGTTTAAATTAA
- a CDS encoding helix-turn-helix domain-containing protein: MDQCFGQRLRELREKIPKSVNLFGYENDLTPATVSRIENGIHSLRLRTLKKIAEALGLSLSELLRGL; encoded by the coding sequence ATAGACCAATGTTTTGGCCAGCGTTTAAGAGAATTGCGCGAAAAAATTCCGAAATCCGTCAATCTGTTTGGTTATGAAAATGACCTGACGCCGGCCACCGTCAGCCGCATCGAAAACGGCATTCACAGTCTCAGATTGAGGACGCTGAAAAAAATCGCCGAAGCTCTGGGGTTATCTTTGAGTGAACTCTTGCGAGGCTTATAA
- the pyrF gene encoding orotidine-5'-phosphate decarboxylase, producing MNEFLAKINTRIQEKKTFVCVGLDTDCAKLPEKFRHAAEPILEFNKYIIDATRDLAACYKPNLAFYEMYGLAGLKALAATLKYIPAEIPVILDAKRGDIGNTSRAYAQAVFEELNADAVTLAPYMGEDSIAPFLAYQEKYSFVLCLTSNQGAQDFQKPDLYKKVAAKIQEWQERHGNCGAVVGATQPQEIRGIREIIPAAFLLIPGVGAQGGELAGTVQAARNKQNSGFLINSSRGIIYAADPAAAAAKLRAEINTLGIIP from the coding sequence GTGAATGAATTTTTAGCCAAAATAAACACGCGTATTCAGGAGAAAAAAACTTTTGTCTGTGTGGGGCTGGATACAGACTGTGCCAAACTGCCGGAAAAATTCCGCCACGCCGCCGAACCAATTCTGGAATTCAACAAATATATTATTGACGCGACGCGGGATCTGGCAGCCTGTTACAAGCCCAATCTAGCTTTTTACGAAATGTACGGACTGGCCGGACTCAAAGCTCTAGCCGCCACGCTTAAATATATTCCGGCGGAAATACCGGTCATTCTCGACGCCAAACGCGGCGACATCGGCAACACTTCCCGCGCCTATGCCCAAGCGGTCTTCGAGGAGCTCAATGCGGACGCCGTGACACTCGCGCCTTATATGGGCGAGGACTCTATCGCGCCTTTTTTGGCATATCAGGAAAAATATAGTTTCGTGCTTTGCCTGACCAGCAATCAAGGCGCGCAGGATTTTCAAAAGCCGGATTTATACAAAAAAGTCGCCGCTAAAATTCAGGAATGGCAGGAGCGGCACGGCAATTGCGGCGCGGTCGTTGGCGCTACGCAGCCGCAGGAAATCCGCGGCATCCGTGAAATAATCCCCGCCGCTTTTCTACTGATACCCGGTGTCGGCGCGCAGGGCGGCGAGCTGGCCGGCACAGTACAGGCCGCGCGGAACAAACAAAATTCTGGTTTTTTAATCAATTCTTCACGGGGAATTATTTACGCCGCCGATCCGGCTGCGGCCGCAGCCAAACTCCGCGCGGAAATAAACACACTTGGAATTATCCCCTAA